One Leclercia pneumoniae genomic region harbors:
- a CDS encoding amino acid ABC transporter permease, translating to MTKAVLSHAPRSSSIGSWRFIAWARKNLFSSWSNSLLTLFCLWLMWTLIPPLLNWAFLQANWLGTTRADCTKEGACWVFIHQRFGQFMYGLYPHDQRWRINIALIIGLCSIVPMFMKQLPRRGRYIACWAVVYPILVWWLLYGGWLGLERVETRQWGGLTLTLIIASVGIAGALPLGILLALGRRSTMPVVRILSVIFIEFWRGVPLITVLFMSSVMLPLFMAEGTTIDKLIRALVGVVLFQSAYVAEVVRGGLQALPKGQYEAAESLALGYWKTQGLVILPQALKLVIPGLVNTIIALFKDTSLVIIIGLFDLFSSVQQATVDPAWLGMSTEGYVFAALIYWIFCFSMSRYSQHLEKRFNTGRTPH from the coding sequence TCGTCCAGCATCGGAAGCTGGCGTTTTATCGCCTGGGCACGAAAGAATCTGTTCTCCTCCTGGAGTAACAGCCTGCTCACTCTCTTCTGTTTATGGCTAATGTGGACGTTGATCCCCCCCTTGCTGAACTGGGCTTTCTTACAGGCTAACTGGCTGGGCACCACTCGCGCAGATTGCACAAAAGAGGGAGCCTGTTGGGTATTTATTCATCAACGTTTCGGCCAGTTTATGTACGGGCTCTATCCGCACGACCAGCGCTGGCGGATCAACATCGCCTTAATCATTGGGCTGTGTTCCATTGTGCCGATGTTCATGAAACAGCTCCCCCGTCGGGGGCGGTACATCGCATGCTGGGCAGTGGTATATCCCATTTTAGTCTGGTGGTTGCTGTATGGCGGATGGCTGGGGCTGGAGCGCGTGGAAACACGTCAGTGGGGCGGGCTGACGTTAACATTGATCATCGCCTCTGTCGGGATCGCCGGCGCGCTACCGCTCGGTATTTTACTGGCGCTGGGCCGTCGTTCAACCATGCCAGTGGTGCGTATCCTCTCCGTGATCTTCATCGAGTTTTGGCGTGGTGTACCGCTCATTACCGTTTTGTTTATGTCTTCGGTCATGTTGCCGCTGTTTATGGCAGAAGGAACGACCATCGACAAATTGATCCGCGCCCTGGTGGGGGTCGTTCTGTTCCAGTCAGCCTATGTTGCCGAAGTGGTCCGCGGTGGGTTGCAGGCACTACCAAAAGGCCAGTATGAAGCAGCGGAGTCACTTGCCCTGGGGTACTGGAAAACACAGGGCTTAGTCATTCTGCCCCAGGCGCTCAAACTGGTAATACCTGGACTGGTTAACACCATCATCGCGCTTTTCAAAGATACGAGCCTGGTGATCATCATCGGGTTATTCGATCTTTTCAGCAGCGTGCAGCAGGCTACGGTTGACCCCGCATGGCTGGGGATGTCGACCGAAGGCTATGTTTTCGCAGCACTTATATATTGGATCTTCTGTTTTAGCATGTCGCGCTATAGCCAGCATCTGGAAAAGCGCTTTAACACCGGGCGTACACCGCACTGA
- a CDS encoding amino acid ABC transporter ATP-binding protein: protein MNPITMSPADAMITLENVNKWYGQFHVLKDINLKVKQGERIVLCGPSGSGKSTTIRCINHLEEHQQGRIVVDGIELNEDIRNVERVRQEVGMVFQHFNLFPHLTVLQNCTLAPIWVRKMPKKEAEALAMHYLERVRIAEHAHKFPGQISGGQQQRVAIARSLCMKPKIMLFDEPTSALDPEMVKEVLDTMIGLAQSGMTMLCVTHEMGFARTVADRVIFMDRGEIVEQAPPDEFFAHPKSERTRAFLSQVIH from the coding sequence ATGAACCCGATTACTATGTCACCCGCTGACGCGATGATTACGCTGGAAAATGTGAACAAATGGTATGGGCAGTTTCACGTGCTAAAGGATATTAACCTGAAGGTTAAACAGGGGGAACGTATTGTACTTTGCGGGCCATCCGGCTCTGGTAAATCAACAACGATTCGCTGCATTAATCACCTGGAGGAGCATCAACAGGGCCGGATTGTGGTGGATGGAATTGAGCTGAATGAAGATATTCGCAATGTCGAACGTGTCCGTCAGGAAGTAGGCATGGTGTTTCAGCACTTTAACCTTTTCCCCCATTTGACTGTCCTGCAGAACTGCACGCTGGCCCCGATTTGGGTACGCAAAATGCCGAAAAAAGAGGCCGAGGCATTGGCGATGCACTATCTGGAACGTGTACGTATCGCCGAGCATGCCCACAAATTTCCGGGCCAGATCTCCGGCGGACAGCAGCAGCGCGTGGCAATTGCGCGCTCGCTCTGTATGAAACCGAAAATCATGCTTTTTGATGAACCCACATCTGCTCTGGACCCGGAGATGGTTAAAGAGGTGCTGGACACCATGATTGGCCTGGCGCAATCCGGCATGACGATGTTATGCGTTACACATGAGATGGGTTTTGCCAGAACGGTAGCAGACCGAGTAATTTTTATGGATCGTGGTGAAATTGTTGAGCAGGCGCCACCGGATGAGTTCTTTGCGCATCCTAAATCAGAACGTACCCGCGCCTTCTTGTCGCAAGTAATCCATTAA